Within the Miscanthus floridulus cultivar M001 chromosome 2, ASM1932011v1, whole genome shotgun sequence genome, the region gtgcaaggacctcctctacCAAAATAGAACCCTGacagtcagtctagaaagagccagatccgcgacaagagagcaacaagtcttccaagcacccatacacaagtatgtgctcgggataataagtctgtgacctgcctagagccttatgcaatgatcggtccttaatcgaccggacagggaaaacagtgtaaccaagctatgccctgagtccacggcgacacaacctcttacacccaccaatacccaaaccatatccctaccggGTCACaattttttcctttccaccatttatattttccatgtgataataatacagtaatatatttcctatctcttgcgagtgacagacaatcactaaacttctaccagagtcctatagcatagcattctacatgatcctatcatactagtaagactcataggataaagatatatatgcaagtgggtttcattcaactccttaaaacttaatgcacaaatataatttagactgcagaaaagtagaggttatgcaccagggctttcctaggtaagatatatattaaaaagtcaatatctgcatcttcagatcatccacatcatctgaatagaaagcccattgcatcatctcctggagagaatactattacaccatctttggattcccaatcatcctttgatcgatccgttgatccatcaccaTGCTTCGTTCTAccaatttaatcattattcgaattaGAGCATCATTacctacctagcaaactaattatcattgagctacaaaaattacagtgggtagataataatattagtaatttactgtacaatttttagagttaatactatcaccgatttatcacgaaaATTTCTACAAGTTCACCTTTTCCTAGTATTAAGCATTCCCAatcaattagagcaaccctaaaaatatACCAAACCTATGCGAAAGAAATACACTACtaggtagatcataattttagaaacttaacaaaactagtttgacaTTTTTACGATTTTTGTATGATTTACTACAAATTTTACAAGTCTATTTCAGCAACTAAATTAACAAGTGCTTCATAAGACTAAAGACCAGCGGCCACAAAACCGGCCCAGTGGCCAGCTCGGCCAGGTCCAGCGCAAAGGTGGCCTAGGCGCAGTGCGCACACGCGGCCCAGGCGCAGCGCGCACGCGCGGCCCAGCGCAGTGGCGAGCGGcctaggccggcccaagcggGGGCACGGCGCGAGCGGCCCAGCCGCACACGGGCGTGAACGGCCCAGGCAGGAAGACCCAGGGTGCGGCGCGTTTTTGCAGAAAACCCCCTCTACATTTTTCTAATTGCGAAACCTTGTTTACACTATTTATTACTCTCACTGTCCCTCCACCATAACCCCCTACACTTACTCCTATTTAGAAACCCCTATCCACAAAGAACTCTAGAGCAGAGCACCGGCAGGGGGCGGTCCGGCGGCGGCCAAATCGACCGGGGAGGGCACGGTGGCGCCGAAGGGGTGACCGACAGAGGCGCAGGGCCACTAGGGGGTTAGCATGACTACACAGGACCCCACAGGCCCGTGGTGGCGTGCAGGGCATGTCTGCCCATGTGCAGACATAGATGACAGTGATGGTGTGCGCGCTCCGGCAACCTATGACCTCGGAGATAGAAACAAAAATATGGGGGAGCAATAGGACCTTACCCCGGACATGGCTACGGTGTCATCAGGAGCTAAAATAGCTCGTGCTAGGATGGCCACGTGCGCGGTGAAGGGCGGCGGCGCTCTGAGCGTGGCACAGTCATGtcagctcatcgccggtgagaaACCTGGCCGAAGGAAAGTGAGCACCTGATAGAGGGGATCAAATCACAACTACTGATGCCATCAATTAAACCATTACCGACGGTGAGGACCCTACCCCCAATCATGCTCTACTCAAGCGATGAACTGACCGGCGACGATGGAACTCCGAAATTGGTCATCGCTAATGAATGACTATGGCAAAATGTGGGTCGGGCGGTTGGCCAGCTTTGTGACTTAGCTACTGACGCGAAGAATCAGCTCGAAATGGACCATGCGTTGCGAATTTGAAGGCACCTACCGACAGTAGCACGAGGATGCGGCAGGGCACAGTGGGCAGCAGTGCGCGACACAGGGCGTGCTTTGACTTGCTATGGCGTGCGAGTGACAAGGCGACTGTGCTATCAGACAACGGAGATGGGCGGCTACTCAGCGGGACCACCTGACCGTCTCCAGGAGCGGGTGGCTGAAGTGAAACGGTGAACGCACAGGAAGGGCAATGACAAACCGACATGGAGGTAGCTCGACGAGACGGCCACAGTGCAGGCGTAGCGACACAGCGTGCAGCAGTCGCCGTAACACGTGATGTCACGACATACGTAAATGTGATAGGTTTGTGTGGCGCTGGCCGAGCACGACATGACGGGACACAACAAGGCGCGGGCACAATGGCCCAGCGTGACTACCCATGCATGCCCAGCCTCGCAGCAGCGAGGTAACAACGGCTCGCGGCAAGGCAGGCAGCGCCGGTCAGCTGGGACGCAGACCTATGCTAGGGCATGAGAGCAGTGCTCGGCCAGCGACAGCTTGCGCACAGTAGGGAGCGGCTACGGCCATGTCTGGCCCGGAGTGCAGCCGACAGCCACAACACTAGCATGAGGGGCAGCGGGGCATGGCACGGCAAGAGCGCGAGCAGACGCTCGGTGAGGGGCCGTGTGGCAACGACGGCTGGCTCAGCCAGGCGACTAGCCAGTAGCTAGGCAACGGCATGTCCAAAAATGGCAGATCGCGCAGAAACGCATGGTGACCGTAGCCAAAGGCCGAATGGCCAAAACCTatgtcgtgcacgctttttaaagcgatgCCAAGGCTGCCAACCAGCGCGGTTAAAGTTTGGCCAACTTCACTAACCCAAGTCCATGCCACCAGCTAGCTAGGGAAGCACTTGGCGCGACCAAAGAGCGACTAGGGAAAAAGATACGAGAAGGCCAAGATGGGTTCATCGCACAGCGCGCCGGTTCACGAATAGAGCACCGAACGTAGTTCTTCATGCGGTCTAACGAGTTTCGAGCAATCTAGGGATAACCCTGCTAGGTCAGACCATTATACGAACCACTCCACGCCAAAGTACTCATTAGGATGCCACTAGCGATACAAGAATATCAAGTTAGTGTTTAAGAatttagctagaatttaaatgctaacaCGTCATTGTCTATCGCTTCCAACTTAGAAGATTATAACTTCTagttttgaactacattttagaaCCACTCAACTAGTTAGTTCAATATAACTCGTCACGAGTGATACTTTTAaatataagtcaaatttcaagatccgagaaaatcgtttcggaaattttcttaggcctaaaatgcagcgctaaataagatcgtaacattGGGGTGTTAGAGTtgcctcctgctcatggatgctttcaacgtgtccctcgagggtacttgacatgaagcattcatgagaggggtgatggctctcccTGCTTGAGTCAGAGCGAGAGGATGACTCTAGCTCCTctgtgaggaggtcatggaaagactttgcgacgtgttcgatcacccccatgaactcaaTGTTCGTGGGGGATGGAGTCATGCATTGCGCCATAAGGCGGCCAACGATCTCTGCAGCGTTGCAgagaccgaacgggagcactGTCAGGGTgcttcggatgaggtattctagggagaggggCTCTCCCCTAGCGAGCTATGCCATGACATTAGCgtacaagaaggtgaggtggcgcaggctCTCATgggatggttggggtcctaggaagacacCGAGCTAACGCTCcaacctcccatagtcgaagttGAGGAACTGACCGCTCCTAGGGcgtgggcctccggtgcgtgcagccGTAGCTCCTTGAGTGCCTCGGCGATCGCGTCGtggccggtggagtggagaggctgaATGATGGAGGGTGCCCATGCCAGCTCTCCCTCTATCATGATGACGAAGTCCAGGTTCCTAAAGCACACGTGCACACCCGGGACCCAGGTGATgtcgtgactagccatctgaggcctggtgtGAATGTCGAAACACgcaaaaaggcccctacctggcgcgccaactgtcagtgttttgagtaaacaccaacgagtaaatttgtattttgcCCGTCggacctggatggtgtgctaagaggacacaaggattatactagtttgggccgaacgttcctacgtccagttttaggctactcgtgttactagcactgagtttATAGTAGAGagttacaaactggcgagagagggacaggtcccaagtctctggtagaAAGATCGAATGGgcgccgagagctcggtcgctgctcagctatgtatTCGAGGTTTGATGCTAATGGTTCTGATGTGATGCGGTGCGATGTGCGATGCTATGAGATGTACTTGTTCGATGAATttagtgggacgccctgctttcccttttatagcccAAGGGAAAGCAGTGGTTACCACCGAAGGGAATagggaaaaagaaagagaaataaggctcccggAGGTGTGTCATCCTCCTCTTCGCGTGGGTCCCACTGACCCTGTAGATCATGGTGGCAGCAACGTCGCACCAGGGTCCTGTTGGCAGCTACATCATACGTACGGGTGTCATGCgtcgttcttgtcttccatcccatccgagcgaacggaatggtcaaagggtccctgATAAAGGCCATACGGGGGGCTGgcggtacagtgccagtcaactgacgCTGGTCGACTGACGTTTAgacggtggtcaggcagggagttggcagcacagtgctgcCCTGTTGACGTGGTGGGCGACATGAGTCTCCTAGCATGGCTTGATGCTACCGTCAGTCGCATCAGGACGCGCCCGAGACGTGCTCCCGGGCGTGCGCCTCCACGGcgtagtggttgaagcggttcggGCCCCATCCTGGGGCCACGGCTTTTGTTCGGTAGCAAATCTGTCCCCTAGAGGACGGGCGAGGCGAAAATCTCGCCCTGGGGGCGATCGAGACGGAATccgaccctcgggggtcggacaaaGCAGAGCCCTCCCCATGGGATCGGATGAGTTGGGGCCCACGCCTTGCgtccttaaccatcggatgagccgacgtgatgctcattaatcctttggctcggatACCCGGGTATAGATATCCGACAAGTCAGCTAAGCCGACTCTGGCTGGTTCATCACCCGAAAAGTCGTTTTCTTCGCCCAAGCGCCAAATGCGATGATCCAAGTGTGCTTCCAGGTCGTCTTAATGACAGAAATATGATGGTGATATCAATTATGCACTCTGGACAGTTTTAGGTGTCAACAAACTAGAACTAATCAAACAAGTTAGGAGATTTAAACTTGTATATAGAGGATAAAATCTCCCCTCACCCCCTCCAATCACTTTGGATTTGGATTAACTGAACCAGCTCAGAGGGGAGAGCTAACAGTCGATTGAGCATTTTAGCTTACGTTAGCACCTAATTTTTCTTCTTCATCCACACACGAACTTGCTCGTCTTCTTGACTTTTGCGAGGTCATAATTTTGGTTAAAGGCTTGAGATTGATTGGGGTTCTATTGCAGTCTAGTGAGATTGCAAGGAAGCCAACAGTGCGAGGCTATCTCGGTAGCTTGGTTGCGCAAAGATTAAGGAGAGGGGATGGCAACACCGCTGATGGGGTCAAGGTGGGGATGGCCACGACACCATGGGAAAGTTGCCTCAAGCCTGATATAGTCTCGCAAACTCCGTTGACCATGGAGAGAGACCCTAGCACACAACATCAGAGACAAAAGGAgctcggaggaagaagacaacgTCAGCTTCGCCTGCTTAGTTGAAGAGAAAATATAAGGGCACGTTCAATCCCTCCATCAAAGACAAACTAAGACACTTTTCCGGTTCCTCTCCTATTTTAAGCCACTACAAGCATGTGGGGCTAAGAAAAAGATTTTGGAATGGAAGCACCATAACAAGAGAATTTAAAAAGCAGACATCATATGATGTGTATTCATTCAGCTAACCCAAAATGACAATTAGTACGATAGAAGTATCTCTTTCTTCTTTATTTATTTGACAAAACGGCTCCCACGTATGGGGTAGAGGAGTAGCTATTCGATCTACCGTAGCAACTTTTGCTAAGACAATCTCTTTCTTATTATGTGGCAGTGAGATAAAGTTTTTTCCATATATAATATTATCAAGAAAAACAGTTAGTTAATAGCCTAATATAAAAGGACAACTTTTTTTTGAAGGAATAAAAGGACAACTTAAAACAACACGACCTCAAAATAATAAGCTTACATTAAAGATCAAGctagtcttcttcttccttcgatTACCCACTACAGCTAGAAAATTGCTTAGAAGTAGACCTAAGCAAGAGTTGGGTTAGGCCAGATTCAACCCGGGCTAAAAAAAAAGCACAGGTTTAAGGCCAGCTTATTCTCAGGGAgctacggtgccgctgtgtatgaGTGAGACAGAGGTTTGAGAATTTTCTCGATCTACGTGAGAAGATCTTAAACATAATACCCGGGGCTATCTTACACCCACGGGTCGAGTTTTTTTATAATCTAAACATGGTGTTATTGTAGTCAATCTTGGAAATACTACTGGGGAAAACACATTTGGATTTGCCCTGTCTCTTTTAAAGCTCACCTGATGGTCCGTTTGATGTGACCGTGCTCCTGCATGGTTCGAGCAGGATTTAGGTTTTCTTTTCGCTAAAAAAAAAGAGGGATTTAGGCTAAACCTGAATAGCCCACCTTTGGAAAGCCCACGAGGCCCATATCTTTCCAAAGCCCACGACAAATCATGGACCACTCCATTCATCTCCCGAGTCCCGACCAAATTATCCACACATACGCGCCTCCGGCTCCCACTCCCCCAAGCTCAGACGCCGCGGCGGAGCACCACCGCGGCCGCCCACCATGACATCCGCCTCCACCTTCCTCTCTCTGCGCCTGCCCACTCCATCTCCCTCCCACGCCGCTTTCTCCCCTTCCGTCCCCCCGCCTCTGCTCCGGCAGGCGCGTGGCGGCGTGGCGTCCTCGGCGCTGGTGGCGCGGGCGGCAGGGCCAGCGGGAGCGGCGGGGGCTCCGTCTCCGCTATTCAACCCCCGGGGAGACCCGTTCCTGTCCGCCCTCGCAGCCGCCTCACCGGAGGACCTTGCGGCCGCCGCTGGTGGCGAGCGCCGTGGAGAGGACCACCTGCCGTTCCTCGAGATCTTCCAGAACGCCAAGCTCATGGCCTCGCCCGCGCAGGTGAGGGTTCCGCGTTTGTATCGGCTGCGGGAATGGAGCTTCTGTTATCTGTTATGACGCTGGTATTGGCAAGAGGGAAAATTTATGGTTTGGGTATGAGTTGATTGTGCTCGTTCGTGTATTTCTAGCAGCAAATTAAGATAACATTATAGCTTCAGTTTTCATAGTTTTCATGAAGTAACCCTCCCATCTGAAGCCTATCTTTAGCAATTCTGATCTCCACACTACCTGACATGTTAAATTAGGTTGGCTATTTGCTATACTTCTAAAAGGTTTTGAATATAGGTTGAGAAATTAGAGGTACTAACTTATCCACACGGAGATATATCAATCATGACACAATTTCAAAGATCAACCTGTGCTAATATTTTCACATGTACCTTTGCTTCTTGTTATCTGCTGCATGCACCTTGATGATCTTTAGTATTTGTAGTATATATGAATTGCACTTCACTTAATCATATCTTGCCTATGATTTGTGATTGTCAGGTGGAACGGTCTAGCAGCTCATACAGTCAGCACAGGCCTAGAAGGCCTCCTCCAGATTTGCCTTCATTGCTTCTTCATGGTCGAATTGTTTTTATTGGCATGCCGGTATGAATCTGCACCAAGGTTCTTGATGCCAAGTTTCCTTTCATGTTATTACTCTGCATTCATGGATGCCAATCATGGCAAAAAAATAAACATTAGGGAGCTTGGCTAGGCTTGATAAACGATCTGACTTGGTGTTAGATTTAGAGCTATCAGCTATGAAATAGCAAAGGCATGATTGCACGGATTAGATCATTGTAGCCAATACAGTTTGTATTTCGAATATCAACTCCTTCCGCACTCCACATATAAGCAAAGAAGAGCGCATTCCTGTGAGTTCTGGTGGCCAAAAGAGGGTAAAAAAATGATGCATAATAATGTTTTCTCGATTCCTACTGTTGTTTAGTATTACAAAGAAATATTCCATTTGTAAAGGGTTGTTCATATTACCTAATCAGGCTGTTCAGATTGCTACCTGATCCTTCATGACTACATGTGAAGGAACCTTTGTGTTATAGGTCGATTGCAACTTCCAATAAAATATTATAGGCCTGTTTGGTCTGTGCCCAAACCAACCATGCGAAAATTTGTGAAGCCCCAAGAATTTTGACACAGGTTTTCATTGTTGCAATACTTACTAAAGTTTTGCCAAGCCCGAGCTTTTCAGTCATATCCCTTCACCTTTTTCTGCCAAACTTTGGCCCAGTATGGGCAACCAATTCCTTCACCAAATTTTTCGCTAGCTAAATGTTGGTAGGGCTAGTTTGGGCTCAAATGAAAATAATTCCATGCTTTTGGGAGCAGATATACCACTTGTACATGTGGCTGTTGTTACTATATACACCATGCAAGTTGCATTGAGATCAATACTACCTTGGACTATTAGCTATAAGTTTTCCACCCACCCTCCAGGCACACATCTCAACTCTGGAATCAATGGTGTGGATTGTACCAGCGGCCAAATACAATTGTGCCTATGTTTCACCAATTCTTCACTCATCAAAGTGGATACTTAATTTTGGTATATGAGTACATATTGCTTGTAGCATATTTCTGCCATATTGTTTCAACCCTTAATTTATACAGGGAAATACTCCTTCACATGTATTGCACTGATACTGTGACAAAAGAATGCTCGTTAATTTTCTATTGTTGGTGTTAGTTTGATTCCGCTACACATTCAATAAACATGCCAAGCTTTTTGTAACAGATGCAGAAGAACCTTATTTAAAAACCGATTGATGAACATTGTTCATTTTGatggttggataaattttgttTTCAGTATACCTCTACTCATTCTATTGTAAACAGTTTGTTCTAGATATGTAACAAAATGGTATGTTTATATCTTTGATTCATAATGCATTTCTTTCATACACCATGCTGTAAGAGTAGAATTGATGATTCTTTCAGCATATTCCATATCTCACAAGGTTGTCTTCCATTGTTTTTGTAGTTGGTACCAGCAGTGACTGAGCTCATTGTTGCCCAGTTGATGTACCTTGAATGGATCAACAGTAAAGAACCTGTTTATATATACATCAACTCAACTGGAACGGCTCGCGATGATGGTGAACCGGTAAGCAAGATTGTTCAATTGGTGACTTCAGTCAAGTATCTCCAGTATTGGGGTCAGTACTTGTAGAGTGTGGCTTATTCATGTTCTTCTAATTGGGGTAGACTATAAGGTCTCTTTAGCATTTTATCATGTCGTCATGGTTGCTATATAATCAAATTGTTCTTTAATTGATTGTCTATATTTGTCAGGTCGGGATGGAGAGCGAAGGTTTTGCAATCTATGATGCAATGATGCGTATGAAAACTGAGGTGCTATGCCTTACATTTACTATCTGCGGTTCAGTAGTTCAATGTTGATCATTTGGTACAGATTGATGCTAATCATTTACTGAAACATCTAGTTTATGCAAAGGAGTCCTCAGTGGACATAATTTATTTTTAAAAGAAGAACTTTACCGTGTATGCAATCTCAATCTGCCTAGTTCTGTAGAGATGATTTAATGAATATCTTGTTGATCATTTGTTTGAACTGGATGGAGCATCTAAAAAAACCTGACCAGCATTGGAGGAACTAGGTGGCAATGGCATCGTAAATAAGAAGAAAATTAGGCTTCCAAATTTGAGATGAAGAGGACTTGAACTTGGGCCATGGAGGTGTTCACCAGCAGCCCCCACCGACTTAGTTACACCCAGTTCCTGATGGAGCGTGTAAAGGACTAAAGGCAAACTTCTTTGTGTATTTATTTGTTCAACAAAAGAGTGGTCATAAAGGCAAAGTTTGCCCTGTGTGCTGATATTTTGAACTGATCAGCTCCCTGTTTTCATCACCATAAGATTAGGATGGGATGTTTGTATCAAATAAATTTACAGTTTAGCCAAACTTTGCACTAGCGCTGATACCAATAACTTGGCAGATCCCTGTTTCATCAACATAAGATTAGGACCGGATGTTTGTACGAATTGAATTCAGTGTCCAAACTGTGAATTTTGTTAAAATCTATCAATTTTCTACATTTACGGACATCATGATGAGATTACTATTTGCCATGCAGATCCACACACTTTGTATAGGAGCTGCAGCAGGTCATGCATGTCTTGTGCTTGCGTCTGGAAAAAAAGGCAAACGCTATATGTTCCCTCATGCCAAAGGTGGTAACGTGCTAACTTCCATGCCTGTTTGTTTTGTTGGGAGATACTCGCTTTTGCTCATCATTTCCTGCTAATTCTGGATCATACTATGTCAGCTATGATTCAGCAACCACGTATTCCTTCTTATGGGATGATGCAAGCATCAGATGTTGTTATTCGTGCAAAAGAGGTACGTAGCCATGGTTTCTTTTTTTAGTTGCTTATATTCTTGAGTATTATTTCATATTCTGATGTATGCTAATCAAGTATGTATGAATGCATTTTTGAGTTATTTATGTTCACTTTTAGATTTGTGAAAGGTGAACACACATTTTTCAGTCACGACTCATGACCTATCTTCACATTATTATCCGCTGCTTGTAGGTTGTGCACAACAGGAACACGTTGGTCAAACTTTTGGCAAGGCATACTGGAAATGTATGTACAACTTGTTGCATCTTTTTTATTATATATACTCTATATCACTTGTGTTTCTGTCAGTTTAGACATAATTATGTTTTATAACAGCCACCAGAGAAGATAGACAAGGTAATGAGAGGACCATTTTACATGGATTCCTTGAAGGCAAAGGAGTTTGGGGTCATCGACAAGGTattattgtttttcttctttacCAGTGGCTTCCTGATCTCGATCTAGCTCATGGCATATCTGCAGTGTGAACAAATATTTACTATTATTATTTAGGCAGCATTGACTCTTGGTCCGTTCAAAACGTGTTGATTCTTAAGGTTTTGTGCTTGTCAGATCCTTTGGCGCGGTCAGGAGAAGTACATGGCTGACATGCTCTCCCCAGATGAGTGGGACAAAGTTGCCGGAGTCAGACGTCCTGATCCAATGTGATGTTATACATTGGAAGTTCAACATTTAGTAAGATTTTTC harbors:
- the LOC136539867 gene encoding ATP-dependent Clp protease proteolytic subunit-related protein 3, chloroplastic-like; translation: MTSASTFLSLRLPTPSPSHAAFSPSVPPPLLRQARGGVASSALVARAAGPAGAAGAPSPLFNPRGDPFLSALAAASPEDLAAAAGGERRGEDHLPFLEIFQNAKLMASPAQVERSSSSYSQHRPRRPPPDLPSLLLHGRIVFIGMPLVPAVTELIVAQLMYLEWINSKEPVYIYINSTGTARDDGEPVGMESEGFAIYDAMMRMKTEIHTLCIGAAAGHACLVLASGKKGKRYMFPHAKAMIQQPRIPSYGMMQASDVVIRAKEVVHNRNTLVKLLARHTGNPPEKIDKVMRGPFYMDSLKAKEFGVIDKILWRGQEKYMADMLSPDEWDKVAGVRRPDPM